The following proteins are co-located in the Dietzia timorensis genome:
- the hsaA gene encoding 3-hydroxy-9,10-secoandrosta-1,3,5(10)-triene-9,17-dione monooxygenase oxygenase subunit, giving the protein MATLLESSSSGVSHEVLDRIDALLDGFRERAQETEDLRKVHPKNIEELEEAGFFKLVQPKQWGGYEADMEVFYTAARNIASACPSTGWCASIVGIHNWHLALFPQQAQEDVWGEDPNVRISSSYAPMGAAKKTDKGLVLNGRWSWSSGCQHATWVFVGGPVLDENDKMIDFCTFLVAGDQYEIDDVWHVAGLKGTGSNDIVVSDALIPSHRVLSFGDMGKGTSPGLERNDNPIYKMPWGTVHPTTISTPIVGMAFGCYDVHREHQRDRVRAAFGTKVKDDPFAKVRLAEAAGDIDAAWLQLMRNVREEQALIEGGGTPDMDLRTRARRDQVRATQRSIDAIGLLFQNSGARALQDTSPIQRFWRDANAGRVHAANEATKAFISYGQNEFGEKVTDSMV; this is encoded by the coding sequence ATGGCCACACTGTTGGAGTCCAGCTCGTCCGGCGTCAGCCACGAGGTGCTCGACCGGATCGATGCCCTGCTCGATGGGTTCCGCGAACGCGCGCAGGAGACGGAAGACCTGCGCAAGGTGCACCCGAAGAACATCGAGGAGCTGGAGGAGGCCGGCTTTTTCAAGCTCGTGCAGCCGAAGCAGTGGGGTGGTTACGAGGCCGATATGGAGGTCTTCTACACGGCGGCCCGCAATATCGCCTCTGCCTGCCCTTCCACCGGTTGGTGCGCGTCCATCGTCGGCATCCACAATTGGCACCTCGCGCTGTTTCCGCAGCAGGCGCAGGAGGACGTGTGGGGTGAGGACCCGAACGTGAGGATCTCCTCCTCGTACGCCCCGATGGGCGCGGCCAAGAAGACGGATAAAGGGCTCGTGCTCAATGGCCGTTGGTCCTGGTCCTCGGGCTGCCAGCACGCCACATGGGTATTCGTCGGCGGGCCGGTGCTCGACGAGAACGATAAGATGATCGACTTCTGCACGTTCCTCGTCGCGGGCGACCAGTACGAGATCGACGACGTCTGGCACGTCGCCGGCCTCAAGGGCACCGGCTCCAACGACATCGTGGTCTCCGACGCGCTCATTCCCTCCCACCGCGTGTTGTCCTTCGGCGACATGGGCAAGGGCACGTCCCCGGGGCTGGAGCGAAACGACAACCCGATCTACAAGATGCCTTGGGGCACTGTGCATCCCACAACGATTTCCACCCCGATCGTGGGTATGGCGTTCGGCTGCTATGACGTGCACCGGGAGCATCAGCGCGACCGTGTTCGTGCCGCCTTCGGCACGAAGGTCAAAGACGATCCGTTCGCGAAGGTTCGCCTCGCGGAGGCGGCCGGCGATATCGACGCCGCCTGGCTGCAGCTGATGCGCAACGTCCGGGAGGAGCAGGCGCTCATCGAGGGCGGCGGGACTCCGGACATGGACCTTCGCACCCGCGCCCGCCGCGACCAAGTGCGTGCGACGCAGCGTTCGATCGACGCGATCGGCCTGCTGTTCCAAAACTCGGGCGCCCGCGCGCTGCAGGACACCTCGCCGATCCAGCGCTTCTGGCGCGACGCCAACGCGGGTCGCGTGCACGCGGCGAACGAGGCGACCAAGGCGTTCATCTCGTATGGGCAGAATGAGTTCGGCGAGAAGGTCACCGACTCGATGGTGTAA
- the hsaC gene encoding iron-dependent extradiol dioxygenase HsaC, whose product MAIKNLGYVHIYGTDMEAWATYATKVLGMALGKSEDPDTLFLRMDDYPFRWIIEKGETDVLGAVGWECANEGELDDVRSRLDAAGVEWREAPEELKRERMVHGMILCTDPAGFQLEIYHTMKFFSRRLELPYGHRFVTGNQGAGHIVLSTPDEVAALEFYRDVLGFSLRDSMSLPPEIVGRPADGEPAWLRFLGCNPRHHSLAFTPFPNPTGIIHLMVEVAESDDVGLALDRATRRKVKMSATIGRHVNDLMMSFYMKTPGGFDCEFGCEGLQVEDDDWVARESTAVSLWGHDFSIGFK is encoded by the coding sequence ATGGCCATCAAGAATCTCGGCTACGTGCACATCTACGGCACCGACATGGAGGCGTGGGCGACCTACGCGACCAAGGTGCTGGGGATGGCGCTGGGCAAGAGCGAGGATCCGGACACGCTGTTTCTGCGGATGGACGACTACCCGTTCCGCTGGATCATCGAAAAGGGCGAGACCGATGTGCTCGGCGCGGTCGGCTGGGAATGCGCGAACGAAGGCGAGCTGGATGATGTGAGGTCGCGGCTCGACGCCGCGGGCGTGGAATGGCGCGAGGCGCCCGAGGAGCTCAAGCGCGAGCGCATGGTGCACGGGATGATCCTGTGCACCGATCCGGCGGGATTCCAGCTGGAGATCTACCACACGATGAAGTTCTTCTCGCGCCGTCTCGAGCTCCCCTATGGGCACCGCTTCGTGACCGGGAATCAGGGCGCCGGGCACATCGTGCTCTCTACACCTGACGAGGTCGCTGCGCTCGAGTTCTACCGGGACGTACTCGGGTTCTCACTGCGCGATTCGATGTCGCTTCCGCCGGAGATCGTCGGGCGGCCCGCCGATGGCGAGCCCGCGTGGCTGCGCTTCCTCGGCTGCAACCCGCGGCACCACTCGCTGGCGTTCACGCCGTTCCCGAATCCCACGGGGATCATCCATCTCATGGTCGAAGTGGCTGAGTCGGACGATGTCGGGCTCGCGCTCGACCGGGCCACGCGGCGCAAGGTGAAGATGTCGGCGACGATCGGCCGGCATGTCAACGACCTGATGATGAGCTTCTACATGAAGACCCCGGGCGGGTTCGACTGCGAATTCGGCTGTGAGGGACTACAGGTGGAGGACGACGACTGGGTCGCCCGCGAGTCCACGGCGGTGTCGCTGTGGGGCCACGACTTCTCCATCGGATTCAAGTAG
- the hsaB gene encoding 3-hydroxy-9,10-secoandrosta-1,3,5(10)-triene-9,17-dione monooxygenase reductase subunit, giving the protein MADNEVAEAQQRFSGRELRDALGQFCTGITVITAVHDDVPVGFACQSFCALSIDPPLVLFCVMKTSGSWKGIQAAGRFAVNILAEEQQDVCSTFGRRGEDKFAQIDWTPSPLGSPVIDGVMAWFDCRVDQVLDGGDHWVVYGRVSDLGPTDRTDRPLLFYRGAYLRLEEDVVDPTPEMEELENFITSSGPYTWL; this is encoded by the coding sequence ATGGCGGATAACGAAGTGGCAGAGGCCCAGCAGCGGTTCAGCGGCCGCGAACTACGCGATGCCCTCGGGCAGTTCTGTACGGGAATCACGGTGATCACCGCGGTGCATGATGACGTGCCCGTCGGGTTTGCGTGCCAGAGCTTCTGCGCGCTGTCCATCGACCCGCCGCTCGTGCTCTTCTGCGTGATGAAGACGTCGGGTTCCTGGAAGGGAATCCAGGCAGCGGGCCGGTTTGCGGTCAACATCCTCGCGGAGGAACAGCAGGATGTCTGCTCGACTTTCGGCCGGCGCGGAGAGGACAAATTCGCCCAGATCGACTGGACGCCGAGCCCGCTCGGCTCCCCGGTGATAGACGGTGTGATGGCGTGGTTCGACTGCCGAGTAGACCAGGTTCTCGACGGCGGTGACCACTGGGTCGTCTACGGGCGGGTGAGCGACCTCGGCCCCACGGACCGGACAGACCGGCCGCTGCTGTTCTACCGCGGCGCGTACCTGCGTCTCGAGGAGGATGTCGTCGATCCGACCCCCGAGATGGAGGAGCTGGAGAACTTCATCACCTCGTCGGGGCCGTACACCTGGCTCTAG
- a CDS encoding rhodanese-like domain-containing protein — protein sequence MHSFSDVPQSAGALEDGVVLLDVRSGDEWSDGHVDGAVHIPLNELPERVADIPEGDLWIHCEVGGRATQAAQYLAAQGIESRVLGENMLGAQGAGFNVVRGS from the coding sequence ATGCATTCGTTCTCCGATGTTCCCCAGTCCGCCGGCGCCCTCGAAGACGGCGTCGTTCTTCTCGACGTCCGTTCTGGCGACGAGTGGTCGGACGGCCACGTTGACGGCGCGGTTCACATCCCCCTAAACGAGCTGCCCGAGCGCGTCGCCGATATCCCCGAGGGCGACCTGTGGATCCATTGCGAGGTGGGCGGCCGAGCCACGCAGGCCGCCCAGTACCTTGCCGCGCAGGGTATCGAATCGCGCGTCCTCGGCGAGAACATGCTCGGAGCGCAGGGCGCCGGATTCAACGTCGTTCGCGGTTCCTAA
- a CDS encoding glycine betaine ABC transporter substrate-binding protein — translation MALGISHTAASRPIHDAGRRIRRTLAAIVSLFLAGALTACGLGTAGGYTPSGTLAGPIADVDLSGASISAGSKNFTEQIILGKMAVSLFESAGAQVQDLTNAPGSNTSREAMVSGDITFAWEYTGTAWVSYMAQDNPIPDEREQYEAVRDKDLAENDLVWLPPAPMNNTYGFALTRANAERLGISKLSELASVPENEQSFCVESEFASRNDGFQPMLETYDIPAPPADRVSTLDTGTVYAATAGGTCTFGEVFTTDGRILALDLVVLEDDRQFFPKYNLSGVVNGELIDEYPQIADLLGPVSEKLTNDVLLRLNAKVDVDGEDPADVAFEWLKEEGFIEG, via the coding sequence ATGGCCTTGGGCATCTCTCACACTGCCGCCTCACGTCCTATTCATGACGCCGGACGCCGAATCCGCAGGACCCTCGCGGCCATCGTGTCCCTTTTCCTTGCGGGAGCCCTGACCGCCTGCGGCCTCGGTACGGCCGGCGGTTACACGCCGAGCGGCACGCTCGCGGGCCCCATCGCGGACGTCGATCTGAGCGGCGCCTCGATCTCCGCCGGTTCGAAGAACTTCACCGAACAGATCATCCTCGGGAAAATGGCCGTGTCCCTGTTCGAGTCGGCAGGAGCGCAGGTCCAGGACCTCACCAATGCGCCAGGCTCGAATACCTCTCGCGAGGCGATGGTCTCGGGCGATATCACCTTCGCCTGGGAGTACACCGGCACGGCCTGGGTGTCCTACATGGCTCAGGACAATCCGATCCCGGACGAGCGCGAACAGTACGAGGCGGTGCGCGACAAGGATCTAGCGGAGAACGACCTCGTCTGGTTGCCGCCCGCCCCGATGAACAACACCTATGGCTTCGCTCTGACACGGGCGAACGCCGAGCGACTCGGCATTTCCAAGTTGTCGGAGTTGGCGTCGGTGCCGGAGAACGAGCAGTCCTTCTGCGTGGAATCGGAGTTCGCCTCTCGAAACGATGGCTTCCAGCCGATGCTCGAGACCTACGACATCCCCGCTCCCCCGGCCGACCGGGTATCGACCCTCGACACCGGTACCGTCTACGCGGCAACCGCCGGTGGTACGTGCACGTTCGGCGAGGTGTTCACCACGGACGGACGCATTCTCGCGCTCGACCTCGTCGTGCTCGAGGATGATCGCCAGTTCTTCCCCAAGTACAACCTGTCCGGCGTCGTGAACGGCGAGCTCATCGACGAGTACCCGCAGATAGCCGACCTACTCGGACCGGTGAGCGAGAAGCTCACCAACGATGTTCTGCTGCGGCTCAATGCGAAGGTCGATGTCGACGGCGAGGATCCGGCGGACGTGGCCTTCGAGTGGCTCAAGGAAGAAGGCTTCATCGAGGGGTAG
- a CDS encoding ABC transporter permease: protein MSSPAPDTDSVAATGELAALPKKKRLRISAEDRGLLSGIPGLVVVILAAWSIWRITADLDDVESRQLAWSNVLHLTWQHVVLVVVSALIVMALAVPIGVLLTRRSTSFLSPIFMGIANAGQAAPVIGVVVLLAIWLGFGTPVAVLALVIYAFLPVLSNTITGLRSIDPSLKESARGMGMSSSQVLFRVELPLAVPVIMTGARTALVLLVGAGAFATFIDAGGLGTLINTGITLYRFSILTSGAILVAVLALIIEWVGRIMELVFKPKGL from the coding sequence ATGAGCAGCCCGGCTCCCGACACGGACTCCGTCGCCGCCACCGGCGAATTGGCGGCTCTCCCGAAAAAGAAGCGCCTACGGATCAGCGCCGAGGACCGCGGCCTACTTTCCGGCATCCCGGGACTCGTCGTCGTCATCCTCGCGGCGTGGTCCATCTGGCGGATAACCGCCGATCTGGATGATGTCGAGTCTCGGCAGCTCGCGTGGAGCAATGTCCTCCACCTCACGTGGCAACATGTCGTCCTCGTGGTGGTCTCGGCGCTCATCGTCATGGCGCTCGCCGTGCCCATCGGCGTGCTCCTCACGCGCCGGTCGACCTCGTTTTTGTCACCGATTTTCATGGGGATCGCCAACGCCGGGCAGGCTGCGCCCGTCATCGGCGTCGTCGTGCTTCTCGCGATCTGGCTCGGGTTCGGCACCCCGGTCGCCGTCCTCGCGCTGGTCATCTACGCGTTTCTGCCGGTCCTGTCGAATACGATCACGGGCCTACGCAGCATCGACCCGTCGCTGAAGGAATCGGCGCGCGGGATGGGCATGTCTTCCTCGCAGGTCCTCTTCCGTGTCGAGCTGCCGCTCGCGGTCCCGGTCATCATGACCGGCGCGCGCACGGCGCTCGTCCTCCTCGTCGGCGCGGGTGCCTTTGCCACCTTCATCGACGCGGGCGGGCTCGGCACGCTCATCAACACGGGAATCACGCTGTACCGCTTCTCGATCCTCACCTCGGGCGCCATCCTCGTCGCCGTCCTCGCGCTCATCATCGAGTGGGTCGGCCGCATCATGGAGCTCGTCTTCAAGCCGAAGGGGCTCTGA
- a CDS encoding ABC transporter ATP-binding protein, with protein MSNSQEAAGSTTGVDIQLRSIEKRYPGQARPAVQELSLTIPAGEMVMFVGPSGCGKTTSLKMINRLIEPTSGSITIGGEDITRSNPTELRRQIGYVIQGGGLLPHMTVKQNIGIVPGLLGWSKKKIADRTDELLDMVGLDPSVYRDRFPRELSGGQQQRVGVARGLAADPPVILMDEPFGAVDPITRTRLQDELMSIQSELRKTIVIVTHDIDEAVKLGDRILVLAEGAEIAQYDTPEVILGAPANDYVADFVGAGSKLKQLTLMRVSDAELHQPSICRVGDKVSEVIERVSAEGNESVMILDDRDRPREFLFLRTLRKWDTVPAIDPENAPIVDHRATLNDAMDQMLESSHAAVSVTRRGKFIGNVYFDSVTALLRQSQDNATASTEEEGQS; from the coding sequence ATGAGCAACAGTCAAGAGGCAGCAGGCTCGACCACCGGCGTCGATATCCAGCTGCGCAGCATCGAAAAGCGCTATCCGGGGCAGGCGAGGCCCGCCGTGCAGGAGCTTTCTCTGACGATTCCCGCGGGCGAGATGGTGATGTTCGTCGGCCCCTCCGGCTGTGGCAAGACAACCTCGCTGAAGATGATCAACCGTCTGATCGAACCGACCTCCGGGTCCATCACGATCGGCGGGGAGGACATCACCCGCAGCAACCCGACCGAGCTCCGCCGTCAGATCGGGTATGTGATCCAGGGCGGCGGGCTGCTGCCGCATATGACCGTCAAGCAGAACATCGGAATTGTGCCCGGACTACTCGGCTGGTCGAAGAAGAAGATCGCCGACCGCACCGATGAGCTGCTCGACATGGTCGGTCTCGACCCGTCGGTCTACCGAGACCGCTTTCCCCGGGAACTGTCCGGCGGACAGCAGCAGCGCGTCGGCGTCGCGCGCGGACTCGCCGCCGATCCGCCGGTCATCCTCATGGACGAGCCGTTCGGCGCGGTCGACCCGATCACGCGTACCCGACTCCAGGACGAACTCATGTCAATCCAATCGGAGCTGCGCAAAACCATCGTCATCGTCACCCACGACATCGACGAGGCCGTCAAACTCGGGGACCGCATCCTCGTCCTCGCCGAGGGCGCCGAGATCGCCCAGTACGACACCCCCGAGGTCATCCTCGGCGCGCCCGCGAACGACTACGTCGCGGACTTCGTCGGCGCGGGCTCGAAGCTCAAGCAGCTCACGCTCATGCGCGTCAGCGATGCCGAGCTCCACCAGCCGTCGATCTGTCGCGTCGGAGACAAAGTCTCCGAGGTCATCGAGCGCGTAAGCGCCGAGGGGAACGAGTCGGTGATGATCCTCGACGACCGCGACCGCCCTCGTGAATTCCTGTTCTTGCGCACCCTGCGCAAATGGGACACGGTGCCCGCGATCGACCCGGAGAATGCGCCGATCGTCGACCATCGCGCCACCCTCAACGATGCGATGGACCAGATGCTCGAGTCCTCCCACGCTGCGGTGTCGGTAACCAGGCGCGGCAAGTTCATCGGGAACGTCTACTTCGATTCGGTGACCGCCCTTCTGCGCCAGTCCCAGGACAACGCGACGGCGTCCACCGAGGAGGAGGGCCAATCATGA
- a CDS encoding ABC transporter permease — protein MIDFIGSRWADIAFRAYQHASLVIQAVLIATIIALAIAVLVTSYQRLAPVANGISAVGLTIPSFALLGMLIPLVGIGTLPAIIVVIFYAVLPILRNAVVGLQSVDKSLIESARGMGMSPAAVFFRVRLRIAWPVIMTGVRISTQMSMGVAAIAAYVLGPGLGSYIYTGLSQIGGLNALNFALVGTIGVVVVALIVDALLVLVSRLTTSKGLRA, from the coding sequence ATGATCGACTTCATCGGCTCGCGGTGGGCAGACATCGCATTCCGCGCCTACCAGCACGCGAGCCTCGTCATCCAGGCCGTCCTCATCGCGACCATCATCGCCCTGGCCATCGCGGTCCTCGTCACCAGCTATCAGCGACTGGCACCGGTCGCCAACGGGATCTCGGCTGTCGGGCTCACCATCCCCTCGTTCGCATTGCTCGGCATGCTCATCCCGCTGGTCGGCATCGGCACGCTTCCCGCGATCATCGTGGTGATCTTTTACGCGGTCCTGCCAATCCTGCGAAATGCGGTCGTCGGCCTCCAGAGCGTGGACAAATCCCTCATCGAATCCGCTCGCGGAATGGGGATGAGCCCCGCAGCGGTCTTCTTCCGCGTGCGGCTGCGCATCGCGTGGCCGGTCATCATGACCGGCGTACGCATTTCCACGCAGATGTCGATGGGCGTCGCCGCTATCGCGGCGTACGTTCTCGGCCCGGGCCTCGGCTCGTACATCTACACGGGTCTGTCGCAGATCGGCGGCCTCAACGCACTCAACTTCGCCCTTGTGGGCACCATCGGCGTCGTTGTCGTCGCACTCATCGTAGACGCGCTGCTGGTTCTCGTTTCCCGCTTGACCACCTCGAAGGGACTCCGCGCATGA
- a CDS encoding FAD-dependent oxidoreductase: protein MTQHSSTQGPSETPANNGTRAPRPIAVVGAGIVGASAALALKRAGFDVTLYSERTREELRDEVPATGTAILFGDSREHDARIEGDRYGADAAFATSAVTVNGGPTFDAPYDYEAQSVDVRLRADDRIALFLDEGGRFAHRRVDDAELDSIAGEHDVTLVATGKGGLAERFPVDSERSPYTEPQRYLLTVTVRTADGSDVRFPGRTENDRSALLSIDPEDGEVFVGPYLHKDAGPSWVLLGFARFGSETEKAYRGAHDAASALDIFRAQHHRLFPDVAPQIDALDVIDSDEHSWLKGAVTPTVRKPVARTDSGGLLVAIGDTAIAVDPIAGQGAQLGAIQVAALADALREETGEWDEELFTRLFDAHWEGHGKPSVEATSLFLGDPKYAEVVGSFFGRAAENPAAATALFDLLSVPGPVLGLRGEEDVDRFVRTFEERGATVSA, encoded by the coding sequence ATGACACAACACAGCAGCACACAAGGTCCATCGGAAACGCCCGCAAATAACGGAACGAGGGCGCCGCGGCCCATCGCCGTCGTGGGCGCGGGAATCGTCGGCGCGAGTGCCGCGCTCGCCCTGAAGCGAGCGGGCTTCGACGTCACTCTGTACAGCGAGCGAACGCGCGAGGAGCTCCGTGACGAGGTGCCGGCCACGGGTACGGCGATCCTCTTCGGCGACTCCCGCGAACACGATGCCCGAATCGAGGGAGACCGATACGGCGCAGACGCGGCATTCGCGACCAGCGCCGTCACCGTGAACGGTGGGCCGACCTTCGATGCCCCGTACGACTACGAGGCGCAGTCGGTCGACGTTCGGTTGCGCGCCGACGATCGCATCGCGCTGTTCCTCGATGAGGGCGGCAGGTTCGCCCACCGCCGCGTGGATGACGCGGAGCTCGACTCGATTGCCGGCGAGCACGACGTCACGCTCGTCGCGACCGGCAAGGGCGGGCTGGCCGAGCGGTTCCCCGTCGACTCGGAGCGCAGCCCCTACACCGAACCGCAGCGTTACCTGCTCACGGTGACCGTCCGCACCGCCGACGGGAGCGATGTGCGTTTCCCAGGGCGCACCGAGAACGATCGCAGCGCGCTGCTATCGATCGACCCCGAGGACGGCGAGGTGTTCGTCGGTCCATACCTGCACAAGGATGCGGGCCCGTCGTGGGTCCTCCTCGGGTTCGCGCGATTCGGGTCCGAGACCGAGAAGGCCTACCGCGGGGCTCACGACGCGGCATCCGCGCTCGACATCTTCCGCGCGCAGCACCACCGGCTCTTCCCCGACGTAGCGCCGCAGATCGATGCACTCGACGTGATCGATTCCGACGAGCACTCGTGGCTCAAGGGCGCAGTGACCCCGACTGTGCGGAAACCCGTCGCACGCACCGACTCCGGCGGCCTCCTCGTAGCCATCGGCGACACCGCGATCGCCGTCGACCCGATCGCCGGACAGGGCGCGCAACTCGGCGCGATCCAGGTTGCCGCGCTGGCCGACGCCCTACGCGAGGAGACGGGCGAATGGGACGAAGAGCTGTTCACGCGGCTGTTCGACGCCCACTGGGAGGGCCACGGCAAGCCCTCGGTCGAGGCGACCTCGCTCTTCCTGGGAGACCCGAAGTACGCGGAGGTCGTGGGGTCGTTCTTCGGTCGCGCCGCCGAGAACCCCGCTGCGGCGACTGCGCTGTTCGACCTGCTCAGCGTGCCAGGGCCGGTGCTCGGGCTGCGCGGCGAGGAAGACGTCGACAGGTTCGTCCGCACCTTCGAAGAGCGCGGGGCAACGGTGTCCGCATGA
- a CDS encoding LLM class flavin-dependent oxidoreductase — MSARIRFNAFDMNCVVHQSPGLWRHPDDHSARYTDLDYWTELAKLLEKGLFDGIFLADVLGVYDLYGSSAAAALRTGAQTPVGDPVPLVSAMATVTEHLGFGLTTGTGFEHPFPFARRISTLDHLTRGRVGWNVVTGYLPSAAENLGQSDAFDHDRRYDNAEEYLNVLYKLWEGSWEDEAVVADRESGIYVNPDKVHPIEHQGAQFTVPGIHVSAPSPQRTPVIYQAGASPRGTEFAATHAEAVFVAAPTKEKLAASVARLRASLESAGRERDDVLVYALLTIITDGTDKAAQAKAADFREYVSSEGALALMSGWMGTDFSGYELDEPIGHIESNAVQSAAEAFRRAAGDDREWTVRDLAEWGGIGGLGPVLVGSGESIADQLESWVDETGVDGFNLAYAVTPGTFADVITHVVPVLQRRGRYPTAYEYGTLRHKLFGGGDRVSSTHPADQHHRRIHTGTHSRSDDAARPSSHADSGAGYLVSTGSNRKGSLP, encoded by the coding sequence ATGAGTGCACGGATCCGGTTCAACGCATTCGACATGAACTGCGTCGTACACCAATCGCCCGGACTCTGGAGGCACCCGGACGACCACTCGGCACGGTACACGGACCTCGACTACTGGACCGAGCTTGCCAAGCTGTTGGAGAAGGGATTGTTCGACGGGATTTTCCTCGCCGATGTCCTCGGGGTCTACGACCTCTACGGAAGTAGTGCGGCAGCGGCGCTGAGAACCGGGGCGCAAACCCCCGTGGGCGACCCGGTCCCGTTGGTATCGGCGATGGCGACGGTGACAGAGCATCTGGGCTTCGGACTGACCACCGGCACCGGTTTCGAGCATCCGTTCCCATTTGCCCGCAGAATATCCACCCTCGACCACCTCACCCGAGGACGCGTCGGTTGGAACGTCGTTACCGGATATCTACCGTCGGCCGCTGAAAACCTCGGACAGTCGGACGCCTTCGACCACGACCGGCGTTACGACAACGCCGAAGAATATCTCAACGTTCTATACAAGCTGTGGGAAGGGTCGTGGGAGGACGAGGCCGTGGTCGCCGATCGGGAATCGGGTATCTACGTCAATCCGGACAAGGTGCATCCCATCGAGCACCAAGGCGCCCAGTTCACGGTTCCCGGAATACACGTGAGCGCGCCCTCTCCGCAGCGCACCCCCGTCATCTACCAGGCAGGCGCCTCACCCAGGGGAACGGAATTTGCAGCGACCCACGCAGAGGCCGTCTTCGTCGCGGCGCCGACCAAGGAGAAACTCGCGGCCTCCGTCGCTCGGCTCCGCGCCTCACTTGAGAGCGCAGGGCGTGAACGCGACGACGTTCTCGTATACGCGCTTCTCACGATCATCACGGACGGCACCGACAAAGCAGCTCAAGCGAAGGCCGCGGACTTCCGCGAATACGTGAGTAGCGAAGGGGCGCTTGCCCTCATGTCCGGCTGGATGGGCACCGATTTCTCCGGCTACGAGCTGGACGAGCCGATAGGTCACATCGAGTCCAACGCGGTGCAATCGGCCGCCGAGGCCTTCCGTCGGGCTGCCGGAGACGACCGAGAATGGACCGTCCGAGACCTCGCCGAATGGGGCGGAATCGGCGGCCTCGGCCCCGTCCTCGTCGGGTCGGGCGAATCCATCGCCGACCAGCTCGAAAGTTGGGTCGACGAGACAGGGGTGGACGGGTTCAACCTCGCGTACGCCGTCACCCCCGGCACGTTCGCCGATGTCATCACGCACGTCGTTCCCGTCCTCCAGCGGCGCGGACGATATCCCACCGCGTACGAATACGGAACGTTGCGGCACAAGCTTTTTGGTGGGGGCGACAGGGTGTCGTCCACCCACCCGGCCGATCAACACCACCGCCGAATACACACCGGCACCCATTCACGCTCAGATGACGCCGCACGTCCCAGTTCCCACGCCGACTCGGGCGCGGGCTACCTCGTCTCCACGGGGTCCAACAGAAAAGGAAGCCTTCCATGA